Part of the Psychrilyobacter piezotolerans genome, ATCCTGAGCCAGGATCAAACTCTACATTCAAATTTATATCCTAACTTCATAAATGAAGTTTAGCTATCTATTAAAAGATAATTATTTTTATAGTGGTTCATTCCACTGTACACCTTAATCGATTGTTTGAAACAAGTTTCAAACGACAATTGAGTTTTTAATTTACACTTTCTTTCTCTATTTAATTGCTAATGTCCTGTTGTCTGCTTCAAAGATACTTCTCTGATGCACAAGAAGAAGTATACCGCGTTTACAACTTTTCGTCAAGGATTTTTTTGTTTTTTTATTGTATGTTTTTATTTCTACGAACTTCATCGCCTCGGCACCCGACTTCAAACCCAATAAAATTAAACCCAGTATGAGTATCAACCCATTATAATAATATTTTTATATTTAATGAAGGTATTCCTAAAACAAGCTAATTAAAAGGAGAGCAGGGACCGCTCTCCTTTTGATTAGTTAGTTAAATTTATTAATTCTCTTTTCCAAAAGTTCCTTCTTTTTCTTGTTCTATCGATAACTCCAAAAATGTTCTGGCTTTTTCTCTATAATTTGCCAAGTCTATATTTTCAACTTTTTTATTATCTTCCTTCCTTACAAGTTTATCTTTTTTCCCGATTATATCTTCTATATAGATATAATTTTTATCTATAACCCCTATATATTGAGTATCAACTACATAGGCAAACTCTTCTTCATTATCTTTTAAAAATAAATTTTTTCCCCATGTAGCATGCTCATACTTTCCTCCTAAGATATGCATCAGAGTCGGCAGCAGGTCTATTTGAGAACCTAAAGTATCTATTGCCTGTGGTTTAACCAAGTTTTTATTTGGACTCCATATTAAAAGTGGATTCGTAAATTTTTTCCAATCTATCTCTATAGGTATACTTCTATTAGCTCCATGATCAGCTACAAACACGAATATCGTATTTTGAGCCCATTTTTTATCTTTCACCGAATCTGTAAATTTACCTATTGTATAATCGGCAAAAGCTGTACCATTATATTTATTATACATTCTGGGATATTCTTTTTTGCTGTGAGTCTGGAATTCTTTAGGTACATCATATGGCGAGTGATTGCTCAAAGTGAACGCTTCTGCAAAGAAGGGCTCCTTAATCTCCCCCATGTCTTTGGTCATCCGTGCAAACATTTTATCATCTGGAACTCCCCAGGCTATCGTTCTGTCTTTTTTAGGAAAATCATCCATATCAAATATCGTATCTATACCGTTTCTTACTAAGAAAGCCTTCATATTATCAAATTCAATATCTCCCCCATAATAGAAATGAGTGGTGTATCCACGATTTTTTAATATATCGGGGATAGAGTAAAAAGTTCTCCTCCCTGCTATAGATTTTTTTATCAAGGCTTGTCCATAACTGGATGGGTATCCGGTTATTGCACTAACTACACCTCTATTGGATCTCTTTCCTGTAGAGTATACATTTTTAAATATTATCCCTTCTTTGGCAAGCCTGTTATAGTTAGGTGTCAGGTCAGGTTCATATCCCAAAGCACCCACATTTGATCCCATAAAACTCTCCATAAGAATCAATACTACATTAGGCTTTATTACAGGTCTCCCTGTATCCGTTGTCCTTCTCAATATATTTTTTCCAGGAAGGTAGGTATCCTGCGGCTGAGTCACGTAGTTTCTGATATTACTTTTCAACTCTTCAGGAGTAAACTTATTTTTTATTGAATTGGCATCGCTGGATTTCATGTTTCTGTTCACATCCACCGACTGGAATAATGCAAATACTCCATTAAGTGCTGTTTGGTTGGCAAAATAATTCTGAGAAAATTCAGCCCTCCCCCACGTAAGGGTAG contains:
- a CDS encoding LTA synthase family protein yields the protein MEKKNRLTEYIVYQYFLLLSLITINKLLFIYVNIPLKDRGDFIDYIGSFRYGLIFDSALSSYIILGSLIFYMVYKVLSIIRLEIIGRYLNYIYCFTMGFVFFTIMILDIWYYNTFTHHADITVFGYTGHMGEIWTTFWVEYPVIRIILWLILTVITYTTCSIINFSKVMDRNPKFNILEIIKSSMIIIVAVPIFVISARGGITGATLTWGRAEFSQNYFANQTALNGVFALFQSVDVNRNMKSSDANSIKNKFTPEELKSNIRNYVTQPQDTYLPGKNILRRTTDTGRPVIKPNVVLILMESFMGSNVGALGYEPDLTPNYNRLAKEGIIFKNVYSTGKRSNRGVVSAITGYPSSYGQALIKKSIAGRRTFYSIPDILKNRGYTTHFYYGGDIEFDNMKAFLVRNGIDTIFDMDDFPKKDRTIAWGVPDDKMFARMTKDMGEIKEPFFAEAFTLSNHSPYDVPKEFQTHSKKEYPRMYNKYNGTAFADYTIGKFTDSVKDKKWAQNTIFVFVADHGANRSIPIEIDWKKFTNPLLIWSPNKNLVKPQAIDTLGSQIDLLPTLMHILGGKYEHATWGKNLFLKDNEEEFAYVVDTQYIGVIDKNYIYIEDIIGKKDKLVRKEDNKKVENIDLANYREKARTFLELSIEQEKEGTFGKEN